In Carya illinoinensis cultivar Pawnee chromosome 16, C.illinoinensisPawnee_v1, whole genome shotgun sequence, a single window of DNA contains:
- the LOC122299544 gene encoding cytochrome b5-like, translating into MAARIFTLSQVERHRSKKDCWLVINGRVLNVTKFLKEHPGGEEVLMESAGKDASKEFEAVGHSKGAQSLLRKYQLGVLQGHIFQDGDSEEVAYEEYSENKAEMTAFVIKHDRLSKFLRLLLEYFVPFLIGASYFCYRYFTRAP; encoded by the exons TTTCACCCTCTCACAAGTTGAACGACACAGATCAAAGAAAGATTGCTGGCTTGTCATCAATGGCAGA GTATTGAACGTGACAAAGTTTTTGAAGGAACACCCAGGAGGAGAGGAGGTGTTGATGGAGTCTGCAGGGAAGGACGCCTCCAAGGAGTTTGAGGCTGTTGGACACAGCAAGGGAGCTCAAAGCTTGCTCCGAAAATACCAGTTGGGTGTTCTTCAAGGACACATATTCCAAGACGGAGACTCCGAGGAAGTTGCCTATGAGGAATATTCCGAGAACAAAGCTGAGATGACTGCTTTTGTGATCAAGCATGACCGACTGTCCAAGTTTCTGCGTCTCCTCCTCGAGTACTTCGTCCCTTTCTTGATTGGTGCCTCCTATTTCTGTTACAGGTACTTCACTAGAGCACCCTAG